From the Pseudomonas putida genome, one window contains:
- a CDS encoding FAD-dependent oxidoreductase: MQPIACDVLVIGSGASGLAAAVTAAHHGLKVIVAEKASQLGGTSAWSGGWLWIPRNPLAVAEGIVEPDDAAERYLRAQTGVAELDPRQRAFLRHGPEMVAFFQQHTAVQFQSGSKMPDMREGDGSARGGRSLCALPFDGRLLGPWLHTLRPPLDIVSLAGIGIAGGADMAAFFNARRSPKAALHVGKRLLRHGRDLLLHPRGLHLVNGNALVARLLRSALDLGVTLLTDKPATRLLGNGRIDGAQFADGQVIHARRGVVLACGGFAHDSQRIAQLMPHAPDGDQHYSAAPPENSGDGLRLGEQVGARVGTLVQAGAWAPVSRVPRRDGSIGHFPHLIDRAKPGFIAVRRDGRRFVNEADCYHDFMNALFAATPQGEPHEAWLICDHAAQRRYGIGWAKPFPFPTGFYQRRGYLFSGQSLAELAQRCGIDAAQLQDTVADFNRHAAQGEDPAFQRGASAYNKAQGEPLQGPNPSLRPLLHGPFHAVKLLPGSLGTFAGLYTDASARVLDHAQQPIPGLFAVGNDMHSVMAGHYPSGGITLGPGMTFGYLAGKALASL; encoded by the coding sequence ATGCAACCCATCGCGTGTGACGTACTTGTCATCGGCTCCGGTGCCTCTGGCCTGGCGGCCGCCGTTACCGCCGCGCATCACGGCCTCAAGGTGATCGTCGCGGAAAAGGCCAGCCAGCTTGGCGGCACCAGCGCCTGGTCGGGGGGCTGGCTGTGGATTCCGCGCAACCCGCTGGCCGTTGCCGAAGGCATCGTCGAACCCGACGACGCAGCGGAACGTTACCTGCGCGCCCAGACCGGGGTCGCCGAACTGGACCCTCGCCAGCGCGCCTTCCTGCGCCATGGCCCGGAAATGGTGGCATTCTTCCAGCAGCACACCGCCGTGCAGTTCCAGTCCGGCAGCAAGATGCCCGACATGCGTGAAGGCGACGGCAGCGCACGTGGCGGGCGCTCGCTGTGCGCGCTGCCGTTCGACGGGCGGTTGCTTGGCCCATGGCTGCACACGCTGCGCCCGCCGCTGGACATCGTCAGCCTGGCGGGCATCGGCATCGCCGGTGGCGCGGACATGGCCGCCTTCTTCAACGCCCGCCGCTCGCCGAAGGCTGCCCTGCACGTCGGCAAGCGCCTGCTGCGTCATGGCCGCGACCTGTTGCTGCATCCGCGCGGCCTGCACCTGGTCAACGGCAACGCCCTGGTCGCCCGCCTGTTGCGCAGCGCCCTGGACCTTGGCGTGACCTTGCTCACCGACAAGCCGGCCACTCGCTTGCTCGGTAATGGGCGCATCGACGGCGCCCAGTTCGCCGATGGCCAGGTGATCCACGCACGCCGTGGCGTGGTGCTGGCGTGTGGTGGCTTTGCCCATGACTCCCAGCGCATTGCCCAGCTGATGCCCCATGCGCCGGATGGCGACCAGCATTACTCGGCCGCACCGCCAGAGAACAGCGGTGATGGCCTGCGCCTGGGCGAACAGGTTGGAGCTCGCGTCGGCACACTGGTTCAGGCCGGCGCCTGGGCACCGGTCTCGCGGGTGCCGCGCCGTGACGGCAGCATTGGCCACTTTCCACACTTGATCGACCGCGCCAAGCCCGGCTTCATTGCCGTGCGCCGTGATGGCCGACGTTTCGTCAACGAAGCCGATTGCTACCACGACTTCATGAATGCGCTGTTCGCCGCCACGCCACAGGGCGAACCTCACGAGGCCTGGCTGATCTGCGACCACGCCGCACAACGGCGCTACGGCATCGGCTGGGCCAAGCCGTTCCCGTTCCCGACCGGCTTCTACCAGCGCCGCGGCTACCTGTTCAGCGGTCAGTCCCTGGCAGAGCTGGCGCAGCGCTGCGGGATCGATGCCGCGCAACTGCAAGACACCGTGGCCGACTTCAATCGCCATGCCGCGCAGGGTGAAGACCCGGCCTTCCAACGCGGCGCCTCGGCCTACAACAAGGCCCAGGGTGAACCGCTGCAGGGGCCGAACCCCTCGTTGCGCCCCTTGCTGCACGGCCCTTTCCATGCGGTGAAGCTGCTGCCTGGCAGCCTCGGCACCTTCGCCGGCCTGTACACGGATGCCTCGGCACGCGTGCTCGATCACGCGCAGCAGCCGATACCCGGCCTGTTCGCGGTCGGCAACGACATGCACAGCGTGATGGCCGGGCATTATCCTAGCGGTGGTATCACCCTGGGGCCGGGCATGACCTTCGGCTATCTGGCGGGCAAGGCGCTGGCCAGTTTGTGA
- a CDS encoding MFS transporter, protein MNHSKLTTASPRLPSAGIGDKIRGAFAVGKTRWGMLALVFFATTLNYIDRAALGIMQPELAKAMSWTAMDYANINFWFQVGYAVGFVLQGRLIDKVGVKRAFFAAVLLWSLATGAHGLATSAAGFMVCRFILGLTEAANYPACVKTVRLWFPAGERAIATGLFNAGTNVGAMVTPALLPLILTVWGWQAAFIAMGCLGLVWLVFWGLKYFNPEEHPSVRQSELDYIQQDVEPEVARLPFSRILGMRGTWAFAVAYSITAPVFWFYLYWLPPFLNQQYNLGISVTQMGIPLMLIWLTADFGSIGGGILSSWLIGRGVRATTARLVSMLIFACTMVSVTFAAHASGLWIAVLAIALAVGAHQAWTANIWSLVMDYTPKHLISTVFGFASMCAAIGGMFMTQIVGSVLMATNNNYAVLFTMIPAMYFLALIWMYFMAPRKIEAQ, encoded by the coding sequence ATGAACCACTCCAAGCTCACTACCGCCAGCCCACGGCTGCCATCCGCCGGCATCGGCGACAAGATCCGTGGCGCCTTCGCCGTCGGCAAGACCCGTTGGGGCATGCTCGCCCTGGTGTTCTTCGCCACCACCCTGAACTACATCGACCGCGCCGCGCTCGGCATCATGCAGCCGGAACTGGCCAAGGCCATGAGCTGGACGGCGATGGACTACGCCAACATCAACTTCTGGTTCCAGGTTGGCTATGCGGTCGGCTTCGTGCTGCAGGGCCGGCTGATCGACAAGGTCGGCGTCAAACGCGCCTTCTTCGCCGCCGTGCTGCTGTGGAGCCTGGCCACCGGCGCCCACGGCCTGGCCACCTCGGCGGCCGGTTTCATGGTCTGCCGCTTCATCCTCGGCCTGACCGAAGCGGCCAACTACCCGGCCTGTGTGAAGACCGTGCGCCTGTGGTTCCCTGCCGGCGAGCGCGCCATCGCCACCGGCCTGTTCAACGCCGGCACCAACGTCGGCGCCATGGTCACCCCGGCCCTGCTGCCGCTGATTCTGACCGTCTGGGGCTGGCAGGCCGCGTTCATCGCCATGGGCTGCCTGGGCCTGGTCTGGCTGGTGTTCTGGGGCCTGAAGTACTTCAACCCGGAAGAGCACCCAAGCGTGCGCCAGAGCGAGCTCGACTACATCCAGCAGGACGTTGAGCCGGAGGTGGCGCGCCTGCCTTTCAGCCGCATCCTCGGCATGCGTGGCACCTGGGCGTTCGCCGTGGCCTACTCCATCACCGCGCCGGTGTTCTGGTTCTACCTGTACTGGCTGCCGCCGTTCCTCAACCAGCAGTACAACTTAGGGATCAGCGTGACCCAGATGGGCATCCCGCTGATGCTGATCTGGCTGACCGCCGACTTCGGCAGCATCGGCGGCGGCATCCTGTCCTCGTGGCTGATCGGCCGCGGCGTGCGCGCCACCACCGCGCGCCTGGTGTCGATGCTGATCTTTGCCTGCACCATGGTCAGCGTAACCTTCGCCGCCCATGCCAGCGGCCTGTGGATCGCGGTACTGGCCATCGCCCTGGCAGTCGGCGCGCACCAGGCCTGGACCGCGAACATCTGGAGCCTGGTGATGGACTACACGCCCAAGCACCTGATCAGCACGGTGTTCGGCTTCGCCAGCATGTGCGCGGCGATTGGCGGGATGTTCATGACGCAGATCGTCGGCAGCGTGCTGATGGCGACGAACAACAACTATGCCGTGCTGTTCACCATGATCCCGGCCATGTACTTCCTGGCGCTGATCTGGATGTACTTCATGGCGCCACGCAAGATCGAAGCCCAATAG
- a CDS encoding aromatic alcohol reductase: protein MTIETTFKKRRILVLGAGELGLEVLRELSGQGVAIGKADVSVMLRTSSGSSASQRDELLTELDALGVSVIAGDVVGDSLETIAETFGKFEVVVSCVGFAAGPGTQLKLALAAIESCVRKYYPWQFGVDYDVIGRGSAQPLFDEQLDVRDLLRSQSRIDWTIISTGMFTSFLFEPSFGVVDLENRTVNALGDWDTSVTVTTPQDIGKLTAKAVLSEPEITSKVIYTAGDTVSYRQLADLIDEALDYSVARNVWTIPFLQAELKKDPNNVLKRYRLVFAQGNDNGAGVAWKKEVSYNYRENVKVSTVADWLRLNAAV, encoded by the coding sequence ATGACTATTGAGACTACTTTCAAAAAGCGTAGGATACTCGTGTTGGGCGCAGGTGAATTGGGGCTAGAGGTTCTGCGCGAGTTATCAGGCCAAGGGGTGGCCATCGGAAAGGCAGATGTCTCGGTAATGCTGAGGACCTCATCCGGCAGTTCAGCAAGCCAACGGGATGAACTGCTAACTGAACTTGATGCTCTAGGCGTTAGCGTGATTGCGGGGGATGTGGTGGGTGACAGCCTGGAAACCATAGCCGAAACTTTTGGCAAGTTTGAAGTAGTGGTTAGTTGCGTAGGTTTTGCTGCTGGTCCAGGCACGCAGCTAAAGCTAGCTTTGGCCGCGATCGAGTCATGTGTCAGAAAATACTATCCTTGGCAGTTTGGTGTTGATTACGACGTGATCGGCCGCGGTAGCGCTCAGCCACTCTTCGACGAGCAACTTGACGTTCGTGATCTATTGCGTTCACAAAGCAGGATCGACTGGACGATTATTTCTACTGGTATGTTCACAAGCTTTCTCTTTGAGCCATCCTTTGGCGTGGTAGATCTCGAAAACAGGACAGTTAATGCACTCGGCGACTGGGATACGTCCGTGACTGTCACCACGCCTCAAGACATTGGTAAACTGACAGCGAAAGCAGTACTTTCCGAGCCTGAAATTACCAGTAAAGTAATCTACACTGCGGGCGACACCGTTTCCTATCGTCAGCTGGCAGATCTCATAGATGAGGCGCTGGATTATTCCGTCGCACGGAATGTTTGGACGATTCCTTTCTTGCAGGCCGAGCTCAAAAAAGATCCCAACAACGTCTTGAAACGATATCGACTGGTGTTCGCGCAAGGCAACGACAACGGCGCTGGTGTAGCGTGGAAAAAAGAAGTATCTTATAACTATCGAGAAAATGTAAAAGTTTCCACTGTGGCCGATTGGCTTAGATTAAACGCAGCGGTGTAG
- a CDS encoding LysR family transcriptional regulator produces MDRLQAMQVFARVVETNSFNKAAEALGIMPSSATRIIKNLEDYLGVRLLNRTTRQLSLTADGEHYYRHCRQVLADIDRAESTFPGGNATPRGRLRVDISNSLGRLFVLPAVREYQQRFPEVELVIGLSDRTVDLVQEGIDCVVRTGVPLDSASLVARQIGSFDWVTCASPQYLQAYGVPRSLDDLQKHQSVGYLSSRTGRSIEWHYLINDEPVFVRVPEKLAVNDTDSYVTCGLEGLGLIRVGSYMVWRHLDSGRLVSVLEGYTAPPVPISVMYHHSSYHSPTLRSFVDWVIELFKNSKLGLGN; encoded by the coding sequence ATGGATCGTTTGCAAGCAATGCAGGTTTTTGCCCGGGTAGTGGAGACCAACAGCTTCAATAAAGCAGCCGAGGCCTTGGGGATCATGCCATCCTCGGCCACCCGGATAATCAAGAATCTTGAGGATTACCTGGGGGTCCGCTTGCTGAATCGGACGACACGGCAGCTGAGCCTGACAGCGGATGGTGAGCATTACTACCGTCACTGCCGACAGGTGCTGGCTGACATTGATCGTGCGGAATCCACCTTTCCGGGCGGGAATGCCACGCCGCGAGGCAGATTGCGTGTGGATATCTCGAATTCTTTAGGTCGTCTTTTCGTTTTGCCTGCAGTGCGCGAGTACCAGCAGCGATTTCCTGAGGTCGAATTGGTCATCGGTCTGAGTGACCGGACCGTAGACCTGGTACAGGAAGGCATCGATTGCGTGGTCCGAACCGGAGTGCCGCTTGACTCCGCAAGCCTGGTAGCTCGGCAAATTGGCAGTTTCGATTGGGTAACGTGCGCCTCTCCACAATACCTTCAAGCGTATGGCGTACCCAGGTCCTTGGACGACTTGCAGAAGCATCAGTCAGTGGGTTACCTGTCTAGCAGGACCGGGCGATCCATCGAATGGCATTACTTGATCAACGACGAACCGGTCTTCGTGCGGGTTCCTGAAAAGCTAGCGGTAAATGACACAGACAGCTATGTGACATGCGGCCTGGAAGGCCTTGGCCTGATACGGGTGGGCAGCTACATGGTTTGGCGCCATTTGGATTCCGGCAGACTAGTTTCAGTGCTTGAGGGTTACACCGCACCGCCCGTGCCGATCTCAGTGATGTATCACCACAGCAGTTACCACTCACCGACGCTGAGGTCGTTTGTAGACTGGGTAATTGAGCTATTCAAAAACTCAAAATTAGGACTAGGCAATTAA
- a CDS encoding tautomerase family protein yields the protein MPFISVRITRDGVTREQKAQVIKEITETMERVLHKDPKLTHIVIEEVDTDNWGYSGITTTEYRKQLSESKP from the coding sequence ATGCCATTCATCAGCGTCCGTATCACTCGTGATGGTGTTACCCGAGAGCAAAAGGCTCAGGTAATAAAAGAAATCACCGAAACTATGGAGCGTGTACTTCATAAAGACCCTAAGTTGACCCACATCGTGATCGAAGAGGTCGATACTGATAACTGGGGCTACTCCGGCATTACGACAACCGAGTACAGAAAGCAATTGTCGGAGTCAAAGCCATGA
- a CDS encoding DsbA family oxidoreductase has translation MKHTVKIDFVSDVVCPWCALGSTALDQAIANVAGEIDVKLTFKPFELNPDMPAEGEDAIQHMIRKYGRTSHQVAERNQMIIERGRELGFEFNLERRTHFFNTHDAHRLLFWAANEGFQSELHRALIEAYFVNGQNPSSHETLVALAQKVGLNAQQAQVVLESGQFTDEIRALENFYLDRGINSVPAIVLNNRQVVAGSQPVEYYEQVLRQAAQAASSN, from the coding sequence ATGAAACACACAGTAAAAATCGACTTTGTTTCTGATGTCGTCTGTCCTTGGTGTGCGCTTGGCTCGACTGCTTTGGATCAAGCCATCGCCAACGTAGCCGGCGAAATCGATGTCAAGTTGACGTTTAAACCGTTTGAGCTCAATCCCGATATGCCCGCTGAGGGTGAGGACGCTATCCAACACATGATTCGCAAGTACGGAAGAACTTCGCATCAGGTGGCAGAACGTAATCAGATGATTATTGAAAGAGGGCGCGAGCTCGGCTTTGAGTTTAATCTTGAAAGGCGAACTCACTTTTTCAATACCCATGATGCACATCGCCTGTTGTTCTGGGCGGCGAATGAAGGGTTCCAAAGCGAGCTTCACCGAGCGCTGATTGAGGCTTACTTCGTGAATGGGCAAAACCCTAGCAGTCACGAGACTTTGGTGGCGTTGGCTCAGAAAGTCGGTTTGAACGCCCAGCAAGCGCAGGTAGTACTTGAAAGCGGGCAATTCACCGACGAAATCCGAGCGCTCGAAAATTTTTACTTGGACCGCGGCATCAACTCTGTACCCGCAATCGTACTGAACAATCGGCAAGTCGTCGCAGGTTCACAGCCTGTTGAGTATTACGAGCAAGTGCTAAGGCAGGCGGCACAAGCCGCTTCGTCTAACTGA
- a CDS encoding SDR family NAD(P)-dependent oxidoreductase produces the protein MSNSQKVIIVTGASQGIGAGVVEGFRALGHKVVATSRSIQPSTDPDILTVAGDIADPATAERVVREAVARFGRIDTLVNNAGIFVAKPFTSYTKEDYAQVVATNMSGFFYISQLAIAEMEKNGSGHVVSVTTSLVDHAIDGVPSVMASLTKGGINAATKSIAIEYAKRGIRANAVSPGIIKTPMHGAETHDALGKLHPIGHMGEINDIVQAILYLDSASFVTGEILHVDGGQSAGH, from the coding sequence ATGAGCAATTCTCAAAAAGTAATCATCGTAACTGGCGCATCTCAAGGCATTGGTGCGGGTGTAGTGGAAGGATTCCGAGCCCTCGGCCACAAAGTGGTAGCGACCTCGCGCTCCATTCAACCATCGACCGATCCAGATATCCTGACTGTTGCCGGTGATATCGCGGATCCGGCCACAGCGGAACGAGTGGTGCGCGAAGCCGTTGCCCGCTTCGGGCGCATCGACACTCTCGTCAACAACGCCGGGATTTTTGTTGCCAAGCCGTTCACCAGCTACACCAAAGAAGACTATGCGCAAGTCGTTGCGACCAATATGAGCGGCTTCTTCTACATCTCCCAACTCGCCATCGCGGAAATGGAAAAGAATGGTAGCGGGCATGTGGTCAGCGTCACCACCAGCCTGGTTGACCACGCAATCGACGGCGTTCCTTCGGTAATGGCATCGCTCACCAAAGGTGGCATCAACGCTGCCACCAAATCGATCGCAATTGAGTATGCCAAACGAGGCATCCGCGCTAACGCCGTGTCGCCTGGCATCATCAAGACCCCTATGCATGGCGCCGAAACTCACGATGCCCTGGGCAAGCTGCATCCCATCGGTCACATGGGCGAGATCAACGACATCGTTCAAGCGATTCTCTACTTGGACAGCGCTTCGTTTGTCACCGGCGAGATCTTGCATGTCGATGGCGGTCAGAGCGCAGGCCATTGA
- a CDS encoding MDR family oxidoreductase: MFNAVVVENQEGAKQAHYRELSDDQLPAGSVTVAVSHSTLNYKDALCITSRSPIARHFPMIPGIDFVGVVQRSEDSRYREGDSVLLNGWGVGESHWGGLSQKARVSADWLIPLPQGMTPHNAMAIGTAGYTSMLSLIALERAGLKPDAGPVLVTGANGGVGSIAVALLAARGYEVIASTGRLDEADHLVRLGATEVIDRNTLSTPGKPLGKERWTAAIDSVGSHTLANVCAQTKADGWVAACGLAQGMDFPATVAPFILRGVSLLGINSVTRPYAERVEAWARLNAELDLSVLEQLTREVPLSEVIPVADDLLAGKIRGRLVVDTSV, from the coding sequence ATGTTCAATGCAGTCGTTGTGGAGAACCAAGAAGGCGCTAAGCAGGCCCATTACAGAGAGCTATCCGATGACCAATTGCCAGCCGGCAGTGTCACCGTTGCGGTGTCTCACAGTACGCTGAACTACAAAGATGCCCTTTGCATCACAAGCCGCAGTCCGATCGCCCGGCACTTTCCCATGATTCCGGGAATTGATTTTGTAGGGGTGGTGCAGCGCAGCGAAGACAGCCGCTATCGCGAAGGCGATTCTGTTTTACTCAACGGCTGGGGTGTTGGGGAAAGTCATTGGGGCGGCCTGTCCCAGAAGGCCCGGGTGAGCGCAGATTGGCTGATTCCTCTTCCGCAGGGGATGACACCCCATAACGCCATGGCGATAGGCACCGCGGGTTACACATCCATGCTTAGCCTGATCGCCCTGGAGCGCGCCGGTCTAAAGCCTGATGCAGGGCCTGTTTTGGTAACCGGGGCGAATGGTGGCGTCGGCAGCATTGCCGTAGCGCTGCTGGCCGCCCGAGGGTATGAGGTCATTGCCTCGACCGGCCGGTTAGATGAGGCAGACCACTTGGTCCGGCTGGGCGCGACGGAAGTGATTGATCGAAACACGTTATCTACACCTGGTAAGCCTTTGGGCAAAGAGCGCTGGACAGCGGCAATTGACTCTGTAGGAAGTCACACCCTTGCGAACGTATGTGCTCAGACCAAAGCCGACGGCTGGGTTGCCGCTTGTGGCCTGGCACAGGGCATGGATTTCCCGGCGACAGTAGCACCCTTCATTCTGAGGGGGGTGAGCCTCTTGGGGATCAACAGCGTGACACGTCCATATGCCGAGCGAGTCGAGGCATGGGCTCGACTGAACGCGGAGCTGGATCTGTCGGTTCTGGAGCAGTTAACACGGGAAGTACCGCTTTCAGAAGTCATCCCTGTTGCAGATGACCTTTTGGCTGGAAAGATTCGCGGGCGCCTCGTTGTTGATACCAGCGTTTAA
- a CDS encoding TetR/AcrR family transcriptional regulator, producing the protein MKAPRRGRPPKISRGDPDTRRALIRCGVELLTEQGFNTTGIEQVLKRVSVPKGSFYHYFDSKDAFGREVLAEYGNFFERRLRRILLNPHREPLERIEDLLQESLIGMEKYNWRRGCLVGNLGQEVTLLPDDFRDQIEKIFRVWEALLSQCLQEAQANQSIAQSVECEQLAAFFWIGWEGAITRARLCESGHPLSIFVRGFLAGIAR; encoded by the coding sequence ATGAAAGCCCCCAGGCGCGGGCGCCCCCCAAAAATCTCGCGTGGCGATCCCGATACTCGGCGTGCATTGATCCGCTGTGGCGTGGAGCTGCTGACCGAGCAAGGATTCAACACTACCGGTATCGAACAGGTTCTCAAGCGGGTCTCCGTACCGAAAGGCTCCTTCTATCACTATTTCGACAGCAAGGATGCCTTCGGGCGTGAGGTCCTCGCTGAATACGGAAATTTCTTTGAGCGCCGCCTGCGCCGGATCCTGCTCAACCCCCATCGAGAACCGTTGGAGCGCATCGAAGATCTGCTGCAGGAGTCGCTCATCGGCATGGAAAAGTACAACTGGCGTCGCGGCTGCCTGGTAGGCAATCTCGGCCAGGAAGTGACTTTGCTGCCCGATGATTTTCGCGATCAGATAGAGAAGATTTTTCGAGTTTGGGAGGCACTACTCAGCCAATGCCTCCAGGAAGCGCAGGCCAACCAATCGATAGCCCAGTCTGTGGAGTGTGAACAACTGGCAGCTTTTTTCTGGATTGGCTGGGAGGGCGCAATCACGCGCGCACGTCTCTGCGAAAGTGGTCACCCACTGTCAATCTTCGTCAGGGGATTTCTCGCCGGCATTGCCCGGTGA
- a CDS encoding LysR family transcriptional regulator, translating into MKRHFDDLQLGSIELFCLSAEAGSFTAAAQLAGVTPAAVSRSILRLEKRLGSRLFARTTRSIRLTDAGKDFFEQCSQALTQLVEAQQAVMGAQATPSGRLRISLPTTYGHHRILPLLPKFRELYPDVTVDIHLGNRNIDFVAEGYDLAIRVRAQPDSTMIARLLEDAKLVVVASPAYLQKVGAPQTLQDLDQHECIQFELPSSGRRISWLFQEDGREREVFTAGSYSCSDDVLGGVTLAKNGAGLFQTYKFIVEQELADGRLVEVLKPFSGRSRPYTLLYPHGRHIPQRVRAFVDFLVQYREEWASL; encoded by the coding sequence ATGAAGCGGCATTTTGACGATCTGCAGTTGGGAAGTATTGAGCTGTTTTGCCTGTCTGCGGAAGCGGGCAGCTTTACTGCCGCAGCTCAGCTCGCTGGCGTTACTCCGGCCGCAGTGAGCAGGTCGATCCTTCGCTTGGAAAAAAGGCTGGGCTCACGGCTGTTCGCAAGGACAACGCGAAGCATTCGGTTGACCGATGCGGGAAAGGATTTTTTCGAGCAGTGCAGCCAGGCGCTCACGCAACTGGTAGAGGCCCAGCAGGCAGTTATGGGCGCTCAAGCAACGCCTTCAGGCCGCCTTCGTATCAGCCTGCCCACGACTTATGGGCACCACCGCATCCTGCCTTTGCTGCCAAAATTTCGTGAGCTATATCCTGATGTAACCGTTGATATCCACCTCGGTAATCGAAATATCGACTTTGTTGCAGAAGGGTACGACCTGGCGATTCGGGTACGAGCTCAGCCTGATTCCACGATGATTGCGAGGTTACTGGAGGATGCAAAGTTGGTTGTCGTAGCGTCTCCAGCCTACCTGCAGAAGGTCGGGGCACCGCAGACCTTGCAGGACCTGGACCAGCATGAATGCATTCAATTTGAGCTTCCGAGTAGCGGGCGGCGTATCTCTTGGCTGTTCCAAGAGGACGGTCGAGAGCGTGAGGTATTCACTGCTGGAAGCTATTCCTGTTCCGACGACGTGCTGGGCGGAGTGACACTTGCCAAGAACGGTGCCGGATTATTCCAAACCTACAAATTCATCGTGGAACAAGAGCTCGCTGATGGGCGACTCGTCGAAGTCTTGAAACCGTTTAGCGGGCGATCAAGGCCGTACACGTTGTTGTACCCTCACGGTCGTCATATCCCGCAGAGGGTGCGCGCTTTTGTAGATTTCCTGGTTCAGTATCGCGAAGAGTGGGCTTCGCTCTAG
- a CDS encoding MFS transporter: MFASCVSPMGVSSRLVTLMALCCALAVSTIYYHQPLLPQMAASFGLAPTQAGLIGTLTQLGYALGLLFIVPLADCRQPRQLALLAIAGNAVALLLCAVAPTFTILCVSSLLVGVTAITAQLIIPCVSSLATPAERGRIVGSLLSGLSAGLLLARMLGGFAGAHAGWRVVFVLASLSDVLLLFIVAKRLPATASLQTISYGRLLGSLGSLVKQESVLRYCAASGLLMFAAFSALWASLAALLAQPPYGLDSATIGLFGLVALLGIVASPCIGTLTDRLGRHTMVLAGAMTLVLGFACIGAGGQHLGWLILGMVLLDLGNRAGLVANQARVFTLRTEARSRLNTVFMGSYFLGGAIGAALGNYGVHQAGWIGLAAVGILLSLAATVINALAPRESSSTMGEVRP; encoded by the coding sequence ATGTTTGCCTCTTGCGTATCGCCAATGGGAGTTTCCAGCCGCCTCGTAACGCTGATGGCCCTGTGCTGCGCGCTGGCGGTCTCGACCATCTACTACCACCAGCCGCTTCTGCCCCAGATGGCCGCGTCTTTTGGCCTGGCACCTACACAGGCCGGCCTGATCGGCACCCTGACACAGCTTGGCTATGCGCTAGGCCTGCTGTTCATCGTGCCGCTCGCCGATTGTCGACAGCCCCGCCAACTCGCGCTGCTGGCCATCGCGGGTAATGCCGTTGCCTTACTTCTTTGCGCTGTAGCGCCGACTTTCACGATACTGTGCGTGAGCAGCCTCTTGGTTGGCGTTACGGCGATCACTGCGCAGCTCATCATCCCCTGTGTGTCGAGCTTGGCCACTCCAGCTGAGAGAGGTCGCATCGTCGGGAGCCTACTCAGCGGCCTCTCGGCAGGCCTGTTACTGGCCCGCATGCTCGGGGGCTTCGCCGGTGCACATGCGGGGTGGAGAGTCGTCTTTGTGCTGGCCTCGCTCAGCGATGTCCTACTGCTGTTCATCGTTGCCAAGCGCCTGCCCGCCACCGCGAGTCTGCAGACGATAAGCTACGGGCGGCTCCTGGGTTCGTTAGGCAGCCTGGTCAAACAGGAAAGCGTGCTGCGTTACTGCGCGGCGAGCGGCCTGCTGATGTTCGCTGCATTCAGTGCGCTGTGGGCTTCGCTTGCCGCGCTATTGGCACAACCTCCATACGGACTCGACTCCGCTACCATTGGTCTGTTTGGCCTGGTCGCGTTGTTGGGGATCGTCGCGTCACCTTGTATTGGCACGCTGACCGATCGCCTGGGCAGACACACCATGGTTCTAGCCGGCGCGATGACCCTCGTCCTGGGCTTCGCCTGCATTGGAGCGGGCGGGCAACATCTTGGCTGGCTGATCCTCGGCATGGTGCTGCTCGACCTAGGCAATCGTGCCGGGCTGGTTGCCAACCAGGCACGCGTATTCACCCTGAGGACCGAGGCCAGAAGTCGGCTAAATACCGTATTCATGGGGTCGTATTTTCTGGGGGGAGCGATCGGCGCCGCATTGGGAAATTATGGGGTGCACCAGGCCGGCTGGATCGGCCTTGCCGCGGTTGGCATTCTGCTGTCTTTAGCGGCCACAGTTATCAATGCGCTTGCACCCCGTGAATCGAGCTCGACGATGGGCGAGGTTCGCCCATGA